ATTTTGCTACGATAGTAAATGCAATTGAGGAAGGGAGGGGAATCTATAATAATATTAGAAAGACATTGCAATATTTATTATCTGGAAATATAGCTGAATTATTAGTAATGCTATTCTGCATATTAATCGGTCTTCCAATTCCCCTTTTACCAGTGCATTTACTTTGGATCAACCTCGTAACTGATGGACTTCCAGCATTATTTCTTGCATCAGATCCGATAGATACGGACGTGATGGAAGCACAACCCAAATCAAGCACAGAGAATCTCATCAATAAAGATTTTATAACTAATATGTGCCTAACAGGAGTATTAACTTCTTTAACTACTTTGGGAGTATACTTGTATGGATTGGAATATGAATCGGAAGAAATTGCAAGAACTCATGCTTTTGCAGTACTCGTTTTTATAGAATTATTTCGTTCTCTTTCCATTAGAAGTGAGAAACCAATTTGGAGAACTAATTTATTTGGCAATATGAAATTACTAATATTGATTCTAATAACAGCAAGTGTACAGATTTTTGGTCATCATAGTGAATTTTTCCGGAGTATTCTCAAAACCTCTATTCTGGATTGGGTAGATTGCTTTATGCTTTTAGGTGTCTCTATTGTTCCAATCTTCATACTGGAAATGTATAAGGTTGCCATTTCGAAAATCAAAAGCGATAATAAAGTATTTTCTTGAAGTCAGAAGGGGAACTCTCGGTTGATCATTCACATGAAATCAACCAATTTCGACAATCATCTAAGAAGGTAGAATATGAAAGTTAAAGACATCGTTTGTGGCATGGACATAGAATCAGAAACTTCAAATTTCAAACAGGTTTTTGAAAAAAAGAAATATTTCTTTTGCAGTGAAAAATGTATGACCAAATTTTTAGAAAGTCCTACAAGTTATATATTTAAGGAATTAGCTGTAAAAGATATCCCTCCATTTCATGACCAAACCTTGCATAGTATTTCTACACAAGAGAAAAAAAATCATCCAGTCCAATATACCTGCCCGATGCATCCTGAAATAATTCAAAGTGTTCCAGGAAGCTGCCCGAAATGTGGCATGACCTTAGAGCCAGTTATTACTAGCGGTGAAAAGGCTGATGATTCAGAATACAAATCTATGAAGTTAAGATTCATAGTAAGTTCAATTTTTACGGTTCCTATTTTTTTAAGCGCAATGAGCGATCTCATTTCATTCTTAAATCTTTCCAATTTTCTTGGAGCCAACAATGTGAATTGGATGCAAATGCTTTTTAGTATTCCCGTCGTTTTTTGGGGAGGTTGGCCGTTTCTTGTTCGCGCTTATCTTTCGATTATAAATCAAAGTGCCAATATGTTTACATTAATCGCCATCGGAACTTTGTCTGCTTTCTTCTATAGTTTGATTGCTCTCTTATTTCCGGGATTACTGCCAGTTGCATTCCAAGGACATGGGGGTATGACATTCTTATATTTTGAAGCTGCTGCTGTAATCACTACATTAGTGTTACTCGGTCAAGTTTTGGAATTAAAGGCACGCACGCAAACAGGTGCTGCAATTCGTTCGTTACTTGCCCTTACACCGCCAACTGCTACGAAAATAACGGAATCAGGCGACGAAGTTGTGGCATTGAAATCTTTACTTACTGGTGATCAAATTCGAGTAAAACCTGGGGAAAAAATCCCGGTAGATGGTTTAATTTTAGAAGGATCAAGTGATGTTGATGAATCAATGATAAGCGGAGAACCTCTAGCAATTTCCAAAGTAGCAGGGGATAAAGTGATTGGAGGAACAGTCAACGGGGAAGGCAGTTTCATTTTACAGGCAGAAAAAGTAGGTGAAGATACCGTTTTGTCGAGAATTATTAAAATGGTGAATGATGCACAAAGGTCTCGTGCTCCAATTCAAAAACTTGCTGATATAACATCTGCATGGTTTGTTCCTTTAGTTTTATTGATTTCAATTTCTACATTTATCGGTTGGTATCTTTTAGGGCCCGAACCAAAACTTTCCTACGGATTCGTGAATGCTGTCGCTGTTTTAATTATCGCATGCCCTTGTGCATTAGGTCTTGCAACACCAATTTCTATTATGGTTTCGGCTGGCCGTGGAGCATCCGAAGGTGTCTTATTTAAGGATGCTGCACAACTTGAAATATTGCATAAAATAAATACTTTATTTGTGGATAAAACTGGAACCTTAACTGAAGGGAAACCCGTTTTAACAGAGATAATCCCATTAAATGGAAGAAAAGAGAATGAGTTACTCGCTATTGCCGCAAGTATAGAGTCGAACAGCGAACATCCTTTAGCTCTTGCGATAGTCCAGAAAGCAAAATTAGATAAATTAGAATTAACCAAGGTCACAGATTTTTCTGCAATGGCAGGTAAGGCTGCAAAAGGAAAGATAGGTGACAGTATGTATTTTGTCGGATCAGAAGATATTTTTACAGAAAATCTCTCTAAAGAATTTGCAGATAAAGTGAATGAGATTCGCGAAGACGGTTCAACTGTTGTTTTCCTTTCAAAAGAACAAGTGCCCATTGGAATATTTGTAATTCGTGATAAAATAAAACCTAATACTCCAGCAGCAATCACGGAACTGCAATCTCTCGGAATAGAGATAGTAATGCTGACGGGAGATAATCTAAAGACTGCCCAGCACGTTTCCAAAACTCTTGGGATAACAAGAATTCATGCAGGGGTGCTACCTGAAGATAAAAAAAAATTTATCGACGAAGAAAAGAAAAAAGGGAGGAAAATTGCGATGGCTGGTGATGGTATTAATGATGCTCCTGCTCTAGCATTAGCTGACGTCGGAATTGCAATGGGAAATGGAACCGATATCGCAATGGAAAGTGCTGGAATTACCTTGATAAAAGGAGACCTTTCTGGTATAGCTCGTGCAATTAAATTGAGTCGAGCAACGTTTCTGAATATAAAGCAGAACATTTTTTTTGCATTTGCTTATAATGTTATCGGAATACCTATAGCAGCAGGATTATTATATCCGTTCTTTGAAATGTTGTTAAATCCAATGATTGCCGCACTTGCCATGAGTTTAAGTTCGATATCTGTAATAGGTAACGCATTAAGATTAAAAGTTATGAATGTGTAGGTTCTTAAACTATCTTTCAAATGGATTTTTTATCAATAGGATGCTGATCAAGGGCAACCTGCATACGTTTTCGGAACATTTACATAATGCTTTAATTCAGATTCTCCTTGACTCACATAACTTAGAAAAAATTGGGATCTCATCAATTACTTGCTTCTTCCCTTACAAATTGATCTCAATACATCCTTTACACACTAGATTTTAATTCTTCGATCCAGAACACGATGTACACACCAGGGGTGTGTCATGGCTTGGAAGGTGACAAACGTGTTTTAAGAGAGAATGAAATTTGTTGTCGCGTGGAAACGTGGAGGCTGGTCTCTCACAGACCTTTGCCATGAATTCAATATTAGTCGGGTCACTGGCTATAAATACTTAGAACAGTATGAGCTATATGGTCTTGATGGTTTAAAAGACAAAAGTAGAAAACCCAAACGGCACCCACACCAAACCCGAAAGAAGATCATAGAACTAATCTTACAGGAAAGGAAAGAACATCCGAGATGGGGAGCAAGGAAACTTTTGGCTTCTTTATCCGCTAGACTTCATATGATAAAGAAGTGGCCTCATCCAAGCACTGTCGGTCGCATTCTTAAAAATCACAACCTAATCAAAGCCCCAAAACGAAGGATCCGAAGGGAAAGTATCGAACAACCGTTTTCTCATGCACTTGGTCCCAATGATATTTGGTGCGCGGATTTTAAGGGTCATTTCACTGTTGGGAATGGAGAAAGATGGACTCCGTTAACCGTAACTGATGCATATAGTCGTTTTTTACTTTGTTGTGAGATTGTTGTTAAGGCGGATACAGCCAATGTAATCAATGAATTTACGAAGTTATTTACTCAATATGGAATGCCTCTTGCCATCCGAACGGACAATGGAAC
The sequence above is drawn from the Leptospira meyeri genome and encodes:
- a CDS encoding heavy metal translocating P-type ATPase, with the translated sequence MKVKDIVCGMDIESETSNFKQVFEKKKYFFCSEKCMTKFLESPTSYIFKELAVKDIPPFHDQTLHSISTQEKKNHPVQYTCPMHPEIIQSVPGSCPKCGMTLEPVITSGEKADDSEYKSMKLRFIVSSIFTVPIFLSAMSDLISFLNLSNFLGANNVNWMQMLFSIPVVFWGGWPFLVRAYLSIINQSANMFTLIAIGTLSAFFYSLIALLFPGLLPVAFQGHGGMTFLYFEAAAVITTLVLLGQVLELKARTQTGAAIRSLLALTPPTATKITESGDEVVALKSLLTGDQIRVKPGEKIPVDGLILEGSSDVDESMISGEPLAISKVAGDKVIGGTVNGEGSFILQAEKVGEDTVLSRIIKMVNDAQRSRAPIQKLADITSAWFVPLVLLISISTFIGWYLLGPEPKLSYGFVNAVAVLIIACPCALGLATPISIMVSAGRGASEGVLFKDAAQLEILHKINTLFVDKTGTLTEGKPVLTEIIPLNGRKENELLAIAASIESNSEHPLALAIVQKAKLDKLELTKVTDFSAMAGKAAKGKIGDSMYFVGSEDIFTENLSKEFADKVNEIREDGSTVVFLSKEQVPIGIFVIRDKIKPNTPAAITELQSLGIEIVMLTGDNLKTAQHVSKTLGITRIHAGVLPEDKKKFIDEEKKKGRKIAMAGDGINDAPALALADVGIAMGNGTDIAMESAGITLIKGDLSGIARAIKLSRATFLNIKQNIFFAFAYNVIGIPIAAGLLYPFFEMLLNPMIAALAMSLSSISVIGNALRLKVMNV